In the genome of Candidatus Margulisiibacteriota bacterium, the window GAACCAGGCTGAGCTGGACGAAATAACCGCGGCCTACAAGGCGGCGGCCGCCAAGAACGGCGCGATCCTGATGGTCGGCTTTAACCGGCGTTTCGCGCCGCTGACCGTAAAAGCCGGCGAATTGCTGGGTAAGCCGGGCAATATGGTGATCAACTGCCGGGTCAACGCCGGTTTCGTGCCGAAAGAAAGCTGGGTCCACGACGCCGCCGAAGGGGGCGGGCGGGTGGTTGGCGAGGTCTGCCATTTTCTCGACCTGATCCAGGCGCTGACCGGTTCGCTGATCGTGAGCGTCCAGGCGAGCGCGACGGCGGAGAAGGGCGAGGATAACATGGTCATCAGCCTGCGGCTGGCCGACGGTTCGGTCGCTTCGCTCCTCTACGCGTCCCAGGGCGACCGGCTGCTGCCGCGCGAGCGGCTCGAACTGTTCAGCGGCAACGCGGTTTGCGTGATCGATAATTTTAAGTCGCTCTTCCACGCCAAGAACGGCCAGGCGACCAAGAAGTCGTTCCTGAGCCTGGACCGCGGTTACGAAGCGGAATTCCGGGCTTTCTGCGCCGCGGTCAAAAGCGGCCGCGCGCCGGTCGGCTTCCGGGAATACTGGAACGCCACCGCGGCGACGTTCGCGATCGAAGCGGCGATCAGGAGCGGCCAACCGGAAAAGGTCGAGGCGGGGCCGGCATGAAGATCCTGATCCTGTCGGAATCGTTCCCGCCCGAGACCAAGTCGTGCTCGACGCTCTTTTTTGAACTGTCCGAGTCGCTGGTCAAGAACGGGCACGAAGTCTCGGTGATCACCCGGCTGCCGAAATATAACGTCGCCGACGGGGTCGATTTGGGCAAGATACCTTCTCGAGAAACTATTTCCGGTGTTCAGGTTTACCGTTATCAGACTCCCCCGCTCGCCAGGGACATACCGGTAGTTCGCGGACTGGAGCATTTTCTTCTTGGGTTGACTTTCTTTTGGGGCGGGCTTTTTCTCGGCCGGTTCGATGTCATTCTGGTCTATTCGCCGCCGCTGCCGCTCGGCATCGCCGGCTACTGGCTCGGCAAGATCAAGCGCTGTCCGGTCGTGGTCAACATCCAGGACCTTTACCCGCAAACGGTCATCGATCTCGGCCTGCTCAAGAGCCGTTTGCTGATCAAGGTGTCCCAAATGATGGAACGGTTCATTTACCGGCGGTCCGCCGCCTTGACGGTCCATTCCGCAGGGAACAAGGAATATCTGGTCAACCACGGGGCCGCGGCGCAAAAGGTCCGGGTCATTTATAACTGGGTCGACGTCGACCTGATCAAACCGGGGGACAAGGACAATCCCTTTGCCCGACAATACGGCTTGAAAGATAAATTCGTCGTCTCGTTCGCCGGCGTCATGGGTTTCGCCCAGGGATTGGAAGTGGTGATCAGGGCGGCGGAACGGCTGCGGGACAAACCGGACATCTTGTTCATCATGGTCGGCGACGGGACCAAGAAACCGGAGCTGGAGAAGTTGACCGCTGAGCTTGGCCTGAACAATGTCCGCTTCATCCCAACCCAGCCGGTCGCCCTGTATCCGCAAGTGCTGCACGCTTCCGCGCTCTCGCTGGTAGTGCTCGATAAGACGCTGGTCACCCCGGTGGTGCCCGGCAAACTGCTTTCCGTGATGGCGGCCGGCATCCCGGTCGTTGCCAGCCTGCCGCTGGTCGGCGACGCGCCGAAGATCATCGCGGAGAACGGCTGCGGCGTGGCGGTGGCGGCGGGCGAACCGGCGGCGCTGGCCGAGGCGATCGTCAGTCTGTACAATGATGAGCGGTCCCGGCGGCAGATGGGGAGTAACGGGCGCCGGGCGGCGGAGAAGCTCTTTTCCCGCCAGGCCTGCGTCCAGGCGTACGAAGAACTGTTTCGCGATCTTTAAGGAGGGGTAAAGATGGATTACAAGGCGGAGTATAAAGGGAAAAAGGTCCTGATCACCGGCGGGGCGGGGGCGATCGGTTCGAACCTGACCCGGGCGATCGCGTCGCTCGGCGCGGAACGGGTGATCGTGCTCGACGATCTCTCGTCGGCGGAAAGGTGGAACATCCCGTCGCTGCCGAACGTCCTTTTTTCCGAAGGGGATATCCTGGACGAGATCAAGCTCAAGCGGGTCTTTTTTGAAGCGCCCGATTACGTTTTTCACCTGGCGGCCTTTTTCGCCAACCAGAACTCGCTCGACCACCCGGAGCGCGACTTGCAGGTCAACGGGATGGGGACGCTTAAACTGCTGGAGTATTGCGCGCTGACCAAGGTCAAGCGCTTTGTCTACGCCTCGTCCGGCTGTTCGATCTACGGCAGCCACGCGCCGATGCCGCTCACGGAGGATTTTATGTCGCTCCACCTGTCCACCCCGTACCAGATCACCAAGATGCTGGGCGAACTGTACGCCAATTTCTTTCAGCACCAGTACGAAGTGCCGGTCGTCAAGACGCGGTTCTTCAATTCCTACGGGCCGGGCGAGATCCCGGGCCAGTACCGGAACGTGATCCCGAACTTCATCTACTGGGCGATGAGCGGCAAGCCGCTGCCGATCACCGGGACCGGCGAAGAGACCAGGGACTTTACCTTTGTCGGCGATATTGTTGACGGGCTGCTGCGGGCCGGCGTCATGCCGTCGGCTGTTGGCGAAGAGTTCAACCTGGCTTCGGGGCGCGAGATCGAGATCCGCCAGCTGGCGGAAATGATCAATAAGCTGACCGGCAACAAGGCGGGGATCAACTTCGCGCCGCGCCGCAAATGGGACACCAAGAGCCGGATCCTGGCCTCGGTCGACAAAGCGCACAAAGTGATCGGCTACACCCCGAACACGACCTTTGAGCAAGGTTTGCCGCAAGCGATCGACTGGTTCAAGCAGAACTGGGACAATATCGCCAAAGCCGCCAGTTTCGGGCCGGGCGCTTCTTCGGCGGTCAGGTCGGTCGTTGGTAAATGAGCGAGCCGCTGCTGTCCGTTTGCCTGGTCAACCATAACGCGGGGGAGCTGACCCTGAACTGCCTCCGCTCGATCCGGGCGAAAACGGTTGACCCCGGTTATGAGATCATCCTGGTCGACAATGATTCGACCAACGATGGTCTAGCGGCGATCACCCGCGAGTTCCCGCAGATCACGCTGATCCGCAACGACCGGAACGTCGGATTCGCCAAGGCCAATAACCAGGCGATCCGGGCCGCCAGGGGGAAATATCTCCTGCTGCTGAACAACGACACGCTCCTCCGCAACGACGCTTGCGGCCGGATGGCGGCTTTTATGGAGGGGCACCCGAAGACCGGCATCCTGGCGGGGAAACTCTATAAACCGAACGGCAAGGTCCAGCGCAACTGCCGCTCTTTTTACAAAACTCCGTTCGATACGATGTTCGGCCGGGCTTCGCTGCTCAGCAAGCTTTTCCCCGGCAATCCGGTCACCCGGCGCAATACCTTGTCCGATTGGGATTATAATTCGGTCCGCGAAGTCGACTGGGTCTCCGGCGCCTGCATGATGGTGCGCCGCGCGGTTTTTGACCGGATCGGCTTATTGGACGAGCGCTTCTTCATGTACTGGGAAGACACCGACCTGTGCAAACGGGCAAGGGACGCCGGCTGGAGCGTCTGGTTCACGCCGGAGGCGGAGATCACTCATTTGACCGGCCAGGGCGGGGGGCGGCGAACGCTCAAGACCAGGATCTTCATGATCTACGAAATGCATTCGTCCGCCTATTACTATTTCCGTAAACATTCTTACCGGAGCTCCTGGCACCCGCTGGCGGTCGTTTCTTACCTTGGTTTGTTGGCGCTGGTTGCCGGTAAAACGGTCTACGAGACGGTCAGGAGCCTGTTCCTGTTCGCTTCTTTCCGGTTAACACGGCGATGATCTGGCTTTTGCTCGGCCCGGCGCTGGCGTCGCTCTGGTATGTTATCCAGTTCCATTTGCCGTTCCCGGTGGCCGACCAGTGGTCGCTCGCCGCCAATATCGACAGTTTCAACTTTCACTATCTCTGGCAGTCGTTCAGCGTCCACCGGATGTTCTTCCCGAAGCTGGCTTTCGCGCTGCTGGCGCGGGTTTCGCATTGGAATATCCTGTGGGAAGTGCTGGCGAACTGGGCGGTCTTCACCGCTTACGTCTTTTTCCTGAACCAGGCGCTTAAGCGGCGCGACCTGGTAATTACCGGCCTGCTGGCGGTTTATTTTTCGCCGCTCAATTACCAGAACCTGATCTGGGGCTTTCAGCTCGATTATAACCTGGCCGCCCTTTTTTCCGTCGGCGCGCTCTCTCTGGCCGCCGGATTGCCCGACCGCTTCGCTAATAAGTCTTTGGCCCTGGCCGCGTTAGCCGCCTTGCTGGTCCTGGCGGCCTATTCGCAAATGCCCGGTCTGGCGGCGGTGCTGGTCGTCTGCCTCCTGGCCGGATATCATTGGCACCGTCGGCGGTTGGCGTCTTTTTACTTTGGTGTTCTGGTAACGGCGGCGCTGGCGATCACGGTCATTTATTTTATCGGCCTTCAACCCGAGCCGGGAGCGGTCGGTTTTGGCCTGACCGGCATCCTCAAGCTGCCGATCTACCTGCTCATCTACGCGGGCGGGATCTTCACGACCGCCCGGGTCGGCGGCGGGCAAGTTTTGACGCTGGCGGCGGAAGCCGGTTCTTTGTTCGTCGGTTGCGGGCTTCTGGCCGGTCTGTTTTACAATGCCGGTGATATTGCCCGCCGTTTAAAAGAAGGGATCGACCAGGGCCGTTTGTTCGCCCTGGCGCTGATCGCTTTTTCCCTCTTGACCGGGCTATTGATCTATCTTGGCCGGAGCGAAATGGGGCTTAGCTCGGCACTGACCTCGCGCTACAAGATCTTTGGCATGCTGTTCGCGCTCGGTGCGGTCTACCTGATCGCCGGCGGCCGTTCCCCGGCCTGGCTGAGCGGGCGGGCTAAACTGGTCAAGCTTGGCCTGACGGCCGCTTTGGCCGGATTACTCCTTTTTAACTGGTTGGTCGGATTGGCGATCGGCGCGAAGTGGGGAGAGAAATACCGGGTGATCGGCCGGTGGATGCGGACCGGCGACCGCGCGGTCCTGCGCTCGGCTCCGCGCAATTATTTCGGCAATCTGCCGGCCAAAAAACTGGAGAGCGTCTTGGCAGGACTAAAACATAAACGCTATACTATATTCCGGTGAGCAATGAAGGGCGAACAATGAACTATTCTATCGTCGTGCCGGTCTATAATTCGCAGGCGACGCTGGACGAACTGCATCGCCGTTTGACGCAGGTCATGTCGGCGGCGGCCCAGGGTTCGTTCGAGATCATCTATGTCGACGATTCCTCCCGCGACGGTTCCTGGCCGGCGCTGGCTGAGATCTGCCGGGTCGACGGCCGGGCGCGGGCGCTGCAGCTGATGAGGAATTCCGGCCAGCACGCCGCGCTGATGTGCGGTTTGCAGCAAGCGGCGGGCGACTTTGTCATTACCCTGGACGACGACCTGCAGCATCCGCCGGAAGAGATCCCCAAGCTGATCGCCGCCCTGGCGGCCGAACCGGCGCTCGATGCGGTCATGGCCGTGCCAGCCGATAAAAAGCAGGCGGTCTGGCGGAACCTGGGGAGCGGGCTGGCGAACCGGGTCGTTACTTTTGTCCTTAACAAGCCGCGGACGATGGGCTTTTCCAGCTTCATCATCATGACCGGGGCGCTGAGAAGCGCGGTCGTGGCTTTTGCCGGCCGAGATACCACGATCGCGGCGCTGATCTGCCTGATCAGCGACCGGGTCGGGAATGTCGTGGTCCGGCACGAGCCGCGGCGGGTTGGCCGATCCAATTATTCCCTGCTCAAGCTGATCGGCCTGACCCTGACCTTCATTTTTAATTTTACCACCATTCCTTTGCGGCTGATGGTCTACCTGGGAATGGCGACGGCGGGGCTGGCGTTCTGCCTGCTGCTTTTGACCGTTTACCAAAAGCTGACCGGCGCTATTACCGTCCCCGGTTTTGCCACGACGACGATCATGATCAGTTTCTTTGCCGGCGTCATTCTTTGCTCGATCGGCCTGATCGGCGAGTACCTGATGCGGATGATCGGTTATCTGAACGCGCCTCAGCGCTACCAGGTCAGGCAAATGACGAAAAGAACTTGATGAGAGTCGCGGTCATCCAATCCAATTACCTCCCCTGGAAAGGTTATTTTGACATCATCAACGACGTCGACCTCTTTGTCTTTTATGACGACGTGCAGTTCACCCGGAACGACTGGCGGAACCGGAACCGCATCAAGACGCCGAACGGGCTAAAGTGGCTTACCGTCCCTTGCGGCCCGGATATTTCCCGGTTGATCCACGAGGTTCGGCTCGATTCGTCCAAGTGGCAGGAGAAGCATTTTAACCAGATAGCCGAGGCCTATAAACAATCACCGTATTTTGCGCGGTACGAGCCGTTCTGGCGCCAGATCTACCGGGAAAAAACCTGGCAAAGCCTGTCGGAACTGAACCAGACCCTGGTCCGGCGGATAATGGGCGAGCTGCTCGGCGTGACCAGGCAATACGCCGATTCCCGCCAATACGAATTGACCGGGCGGGGGGCGCCCAGGCTGTTAAGCTTGCTGCAGCAAGTTGGCGCGACCTCTTACGTGACCGGGCCGTCGGCCGCTAATTACCTGAACGAGCAAATGTTCCGGGAGCGGGGGATCGAGCTGATCTGGAAAGACTACAACGGTTACCCGGAGTATCCGCAGCTGTACCGGCCGTTCGAACAGCAGGTCTCGATCATCGATCTGCTTTTTAATACCGGGCCGGCAGCGCCGCAATATATTTGGGGCTGGAGAAGCAAATGAACGGCTTGGCGACCCAAGAAAGCATAAGATTGTCGGCCGACCGGGAGAATACGGCAACCGCACAGACCACGCCCTGGGACGCTAAAGTCTTCGGGTTCAATACCGGGATGATCGCCGACCTGGCGATCGCGTCGGAGGATGGCGGCCGTCGCTTGCTCGGGGCGATCGATGACTGGGCGGCGGCCAAAGCGCTGAAATGCGTGACAGTCACGGTCGCGATCGGCGACCTGAGGGCGATTCATCTGCTGGAAGCGGCCGGGTTTCACTATTACGAAACGAAAATCAGCCCGACCGTTAAGCTCGACGGTTACGAGATCGACGAAAACGCGCTCCTGCCGTTGCGCCCGGCCGGACCGGGCGACCAGGCAGCGATCGAACAGATCGCCCTGCGCTCGATCAGCCACGGGCATTTCCATCATGATCCGAATCTGGGCGCCGGCCTTGCCTCGGACCGCTACCGGGAATGGGCCCGCAACCTGATCAACGAGGGGACGAACGACATTTTTGTTCTGGATGATGATCAGGGCGGGATCAGGGCATTTATGATCTGCCGGCGCGCTAAAGATACCGTGGAGTTCGTGCTGGGGGGATTTGCCGAGGAAAACCACACCGGGGGGTTGGGATACGGTTTCTGCCTGACCGTGTTGCAGACCATGAAAGCCAGAGGACTGAAAAAGGTGGTAACGACGATCGCCTTGAGCAATCTGCCGGTGCTCTCGCTCTATTCCAGATTGCGGTTCAAGCTGATCAGGCCGGAAGTTACCTTAAGGAAATGGTACCAAGCATGAGAACGGCCGATTACCGTCCCGAAGAGATCTCTTTATTGTCGCGCCACCGCCGTTTATTCTGGTTCACGGCCAGGAACCGGTTGATCGGCGCAAAGATCGCCGGTTACGCGGGCGGCGCCAAACAGGCGAAAAAGATCCTGGAGCTGGGTGCCGGTTCCGGCAACATCGCCCGTTATCTGCGGCAGTCCGGCTGGCGAGTCGATGCGTCCGATTGTTACCGCGAGTCGCTCCCTTTCTTGCAACAAGCGGCCGAGCGTTCTTTTCTTTTCGACCTGATCAGCGACCCGGTCCCCGGCGAACTGCGCCGGCAGTATGACCTGGTGATCATGGGGGACGTGATCGAACATTTGTCCGAACCGGTGCCGGCGCTGAATAAAGCCGCTGGATTCTTGCGGCCCGGAGGCTTTATAATCGTAACCGTGCCGGCTTTAAAGAGGCTCTGGAGCCGCTACGACGAGGAGAGCGGCCATAAGAAACGGTACACGCCGGAGGAATTAAAACGGGAACTGACGGCGGGCGGTTATCAAGTGAAGGAGATCGCCTATTTTCTGTTCGTGCCGGCGCTCATTATTTTTGTCCTGCGGCGTTTTGCCAGCGGCGATGAGGCCTCGGTCCCCGGCTGGGCCAATGCCTTGCTGGGACTGGTCTGCCGGTTGGAAGCGGTCATCGGCCGGGCAGTGCGGTTCCCATTCGGCAGTTCCTTGATCGCGGTCGCGGAGGCGGCATGAAAAAGATCCCGTTCAATAAACCCTATCTGACCGGCGGCGAACTTGACAACGTTAAGCAAGCTTACCGTTTGGGCTGGGTGTCCGGCGACGGCAAGTTCACCAAGCTCTGCCAGCGCCGGCTGGAGCGGAACATCGGCTGCCGCCGCGCCATGCTGACCACTTCGGCGACCACCGCGCTGGAAATGGCGGCGCTGCTTTGCGGGATCAAGCCGGGCGACGAGGTGCTGCTGCCTTCTTACACTTTCGTCTCCACCGCCAACGCTTTTGTTTTGCGCGGGGCAAAGCCGGTCTTTGTTGATATCCGGGAAGACACCCTGAACATCGACGAACGGTTGATCGGCCAGCGGATAAGCCGCAAAAGCCGGGCGCTCTGCGTGGTCCATTATGCCGGTGTCGCTTGTGAAATGGCGCCGATCGTCCGGCAGGCAGCCGCCGGTAAACTGGCGCTGATCGAGGACGCCGCCCAGGCGATCGGGTCCAAATACCGCGGCCGCCCGCTGGGGACGTTCGGTCAGCTGGCCGCGCTCAGTTTCCATGAAACGAAGAACATTATCTGCGGCGAGGGCGGCGCATTGTTGATCAACGACCGCCGCCACATTTTACGGGCGGAGATCATCCGGGAAAAAGGAACCAACCGGAACCAGTTCTACAGGGGAGAAGTCGACAAATACAGCTGGGTCGATATCGGTTCGTCGTATCTCCCTTCCGATATCCTGGCCGCTTTTCTTTACGCCCAATTGGAAAAGCAGGCGGATATCCAGCGGCGCAGAAAGAAGATCTACGACCGCTATCGGGCCGGGCTGGCGGACCTGGCCGAGGCCGGGAAGGTCCGGTTGCCGTTCGTGCCGGCCCACTGCCAGCAGAATTACCATATGTTCTATATTATGTTGCCGTCGCGGAAGCTCAGGGACCGGGTCATGTCCCGCCTCAAGAAACGGGGGATCGACGCGATCTTCCATTACGTCCCGCTCCACCTGTCGCCCATGGGGCGCAAGTTCGCTTACCAAAAGGGCGATCTGCCGGTGACCGAAAGCGCCGCCGCGCGCCTGCTTCGTCTCCCATTTTATAATACCTTGAGCGCGGCTGACCAGGCATATGTCATAGATAACCTGCGGCAGGTGGTCAGGGAGGAATGTTAATGAATAAAACCCTGTCGCTGCTGATCCTGATCTGCTTGATCTTTGCGGCCGTTGCCTCTTTTCGCCTTGACCTGCGGGTCGTAACGGACGAGTCCTGGCTCTGTGTCCCGGCCTATTCTCTGCTCAGCAGCGGGGTTCCCAAAATGACGATCTTCCGGGGCGCGGATGACGGCAGCGACCGGCTCGACCTGGGTTCTCCGCTGCAGGGACCGCTCCTGGCTGCGACCTTTAAGGTGTTTGGCTTTGGTTTGGAGCAGGGGAGAGCGTTATCGCTGTTGTTCGGCCTCCTGGCCATTCTGGGCACTTTTCTCCTGGCACGCCAGTTGTACGATGACCGGGTAGCATTGGCGGCGGCCGCGCTGATCGCCGCCGACAACTTCTTTTTTCTGGCCGCGCGGACGATCCGGGGCGAGATCTTCCTGACCGCTTTTCTGCTCTTCTCCGTCTATTTTCTGCTTTCCGGTTTTCGCCGCGGCGGCAGCCTCCGTTTCCTGCTTTCCGGCGTATTTGCCGGCTTGGCGTTCCTTGCTCATCCGAACGCCATTATCGGCCTGGCCGCGCTTTTTTTCATCATGCTGGCTGAAAATGGCCGGGCGGTGTTCACCAGGCGTTCGAGC includes:
- a CDS encoding glycosyltransferase family 4 protein codes for the protein MKILILSESFPPETKSCSTLFFELSESLVKNGHEVSVITRLPKYNVADGVDLGKIPSRETISGVQVYRYQTPPLARDIPVVRGLEHFLLGLTFFWGGLFLGRFDVILVYSPPLPLGIAGYWLGKIKRCPVVVNIQDLYPQTVIDLGLLKSRLLIKVSQMMERFIYRRSAALTVHSAGNKEYLVNHGAAAQKVRVIYNWVDVDLIKPGDKDNPFARQYGLKDKFVVSFAGVMGFAQGLEVVIRAAERLRDKPDILFIMVGDGTKKPELEKLTAELGLNNVRFIPTQPVALYPQVLHASALSLVVLDKTLVTPVVPGKLLSVMAAGIPVVASLPLVGDAPKIIAENGCGVAVAAGEPAALAEAIVSLYNDERSRRQMGSNGRRAAEKLFSRQACVQAYEELFRDL
- a CDS encoding NAD-dependent epimerase/dehydratase family protein produces the protein MDYKAEYKGKKVLITGGAGAIGSNLTRAIASLGAERVIVLDDLSSAERWNIPSLPNVLFSEGDILDEIKLKRVFFEAPDYVFHLAAFFANQNSLDHPERDLQVNGMGTLKLLEYCALTKVKRFVYASSGCSIYGSHAPMPLTEDFMSLHLSTPYQITKMLGELYANFFQHQYEVPVVKTRFFNSYGPGEIPGQYRNVIPNFIYWAMSGKPLPITGTGEETRDFTFVGDIVDGLLRAGVMPSAVGEEFNLASGREIEIRQLAEMINKLTGNKAGINFAPRRKWDTKSRILASVDKAHKVIGYTPNTTFEQGLPQAIDWFKQNWDNIAKAASFGPGASSAVRSVVGK
- a CDS encoding glycosyltransferase family 2 protein, translating into MSEPLLSVCLVNHNAGELTLNCLRSIRAKTVDPGYEIILVDNDSTNDGLAAITREFPQITLIRNDRNVGFAKANNQAIRAARGKYLLLLNNDTLLRNDACGRMAAFMEGHPKTGILAGKLYKPNGKVQRNCRSFYKTPFDTMFGRASLLSKLFPGNPVTRRNTLSDWDYNSVREVDWVSGACMMVRRAVFDRIGLLDERFFMYWEDTDLCKRARDAGWSVWFTPEAEITHLTGQGGGRRTLKTRIFMIYEMHSSAYYYFRKHSYRSSWHPLAVVSYLGLLALVAGKTVYETVRSLFLFASFRLTRR
- a CDS encoding glycosyltransferase family 2 protein, whose protein sequence is MNYSIVVPVYNSQATLDELHRRLTQVMSAAAQGSFEIIYVDDSSRDGSWPALAEICRVDGRARALQLMRNSGQHAALMCGLQQAAGDFVITLDDDLQHPPEEIPKLIAALAAEPALDAVMAVPADKKQAVWRNLGSGLANRVVTFVLNKPRTMGFSSFIIMTGALRSAVVAFAGRDTTIAALICLISDRVGNVVVRHEPRRVGRSNYSLLKLIGLTLTFIFNFTTIPLRLMVYLGMATAGLAFCLLLLTVYQKLTGAITVPGFATTTIMISFFAGVILCSIGLIGEYLMRMIGYLNAPQRYQVRQMTKRT
- a CDS encoding WbqC family protein; the protein is MRVAVIQSNYLPWKGYFDIINDVDLFVFYDDVQFTRNDWRNRNRIKTPNGLKWLTVPCGPDISRLIHEVRLDSSKWQEKHFNQIAEAYKQSPYFARYEPFWRQIYREKTWQSLSELNQTLVRRIMGELLGVTRQYADSRQYELTGRGAPRLLSLLQQVGATSYVTGPSAANYLNEQMFRERGIELIWKDYNGYPEYPQLYRPFEQQVSIIDLLFNTGPAAPQYIWGWRSK
- a CDS encoding class I SAM-dependent methyltransferase, which codes for MRTADYRPEEISLLSRHRRLFWFTARNRLIGAKIAGYAGGAKQAKKILELGAGSGNIARYLRQSGWRVDASDCYRESLPFLQQAAERSFLFDLISDPVPGELRRQYDLVIMGDVIEHLSEPVPALNKAAGFLRPGGFIIVTVPALKRLWSRYDEESGHKKRYTPEELKRELTAGGYQVKEIAYFLFVPALIIFVLRRFASGDEASVPGWANALLGLVCRLEAVIGRAVRFPFGSSLIAVAEAA
- the rffA gene encoding dTDP-4-amino-4,6-dideoxygalactose transaminase codes for the protein MKKIPFNKPYLTGGELDNVKQAYRLGWVSGDGKFTKLCQRRLERNIGCRRAMLTTSATTALEMAALLCGIKPGDEVLLPSYTFVSTANAFVLRGAKPVFVDIREDTLNIDERLIGQRISRKSRALCVVHYAGVACEMAPIVRQAAAGKLALIEDAAQAIGSKYRGRPLGTFGQLAALSFHETKNIICGEGGALLINDRRHILRAEIIREKGTNRNQFYRGEVDKYSWVDIGSSYLPSDILAAFLYAQLEKQADIQRRRKKIYDRYRAGLADLAEAGKVRLPFVPAHCQQNYHMFYIMLPSRKLRDRVMSRLKKRGIDAIFHYVPLHLSPMGRKFAYQKGDLPVTESAAARLLRLPFYNTLSAADQAYVIDNLRQVVREEC